In Arachis stenosperma cultivar V10309 chromosome 1, arast.V10309.gnm1.PFL2, whole genome shotgun sequence, one DNA window encodes the following:
- the LOC130968091 gene encoding uncharacterized protein LOC130968091 isoform X1 produces MVGKRLSITLTITFAAISFSTAISAYVLSRKCKGLKSKILELEASLKSSLDKCASERQGRIRAQQTLRKELSQPKSENLKLTYYPMAPIGTIRSCFSTRNGTPRQPLLVPLARACLVFNATRVPPASLEGLAEYSHCWILYVFHLNTDLEKLWKHPSQSGFKAKVRVPRLKGGRMGVFATRSPHRPCPIGLTVAKVEAVQENMILLSGVDLVDETPVLDIKPYLPYCDSVQKAVVPNWLMEDSLLSVSSVSFAEDFASALENYWTMAEKKSLYASPSEFQRLIKQVLSWDIRSLSQRNRPHDALSKSDNNDEMLVNTSDVDEHQDDRAFLHEKDQNSVDSKDIIYHLILEGLDVSYRIDHHGNVNVEKVSPSSFLDKISNSCNYLTWEDKLQ; encoded by the exons ATGGTTGGAAAGAGATTAAGCATAACCTTAACAATAACATTCGCTGCTATTTCCTTCTCCACTGCAATCTCTG CATATGTCTTGAGTAGAAAATGTAAGGGTTTGAAGTCCAAGATTCTTGAGCTTGAGGCATCTCTCAAGTCTTCCTTAGATAAATGTGCCTCTGAAAGGCAAGGGAGAATTAGGGCTCAACAG ACCTTGAGAAAAGAACTATCACAACCTAAATCTGAAAATCTGAAGCTGACATATTACCCTATGGCACCCATTGGTACCATCCGCTCATGCTTCTCTACGAG GAATGGGACACCGAGGCAACCGTTACTTGTACCACTTGCTAGAGCCTGTTTGGTTTTTAATGCCACTCGTGTTCCGCCAGCATCTCTTGAGGGTCTAGCTGAATATTCTCACTGCTGGATTTTATATGTATTTCATTTAAATACAGATCTTGAGAAACTATGGAAGCATCCATCTCAATCAGGGTTTAAGGCAAAG GTGAGAGTTCCGAGACTTAAAGGAGGAAGAATGGGAGTGTTCGCCACGCGATCCCCACATCGTCCATGCCCCATTGGACTTACAGTTGCAAAG GTAGAGGCTGTACAGGAAAATATGATTTTGCTTTCTGGTGTCGATCTGGTTGATGAAACT CCAGTACTTGATATCAAGCCTTACCTGCCATATTGTGACAGCGTCCAAAAAGCTGTAGTGCCAAATTGGTTGATG GAGGATAGCTTACTCTCAGTATCTTCTGTAAGCTTTGCAGAGGACTTCGCTTCAGCACTCGAAAATTACTGGACAATGGCA GAAAAGAAGTCGCTTTATGCATCCCCAAGCGAGTTCCAACGCTTGATCAAGCAAGTTCTTTCATGGGATATTCGGTCATTGAGCCAAAGAAACAGGCCTCATGATGCTCTCTCAAAAAGTGATAACAATGATGAAATGTTGGTTAATACTTCTGATGTAGATGAACACCAAGATGACAGAGCTTTTTTACATGAAAAGGACCAGAATTCTGTAGATTCTAAGGACATAATATATCACCTAATTTTGGAAGGACTTGATGTCTCTTATAGAATTGATCACCATGGTAATGTGAATGTGGAAAAGGTGTCACCATCATCTTTCTTAGACAAAATCTCTAACTCTTGCAATTACTTGACTTGGGAAGACAAGCTGCAGTGA
- the LOC130968091 gene encoding uncharacterized protein LOC130968091 isoform X2 has translation MAPIGTIRSCFSTRNGTPRQPLLVPLARACLVFNATRVPPASLEGLAEYSHCWILYVFHLNTDLEKLWKHPSQSGFKAKVRVPRLKGGRMGVFATRSPHRPCPIGLTVAKVEAVQENMILLSGVDLVDETPVLDIKPYLPYCDSVQKAVVPNWLMEDSLLSVSSVSFAEDFASALENYWTMAEKKSLYASPSEFQRLIKQVLSWDIRSLSQRNRPHDALSKSDNNDEMLVNTSDVDEHQDDRAFLHEKDQNSVDSKDIIYHLILEGLDVSYRIDHHGNVNVEKVSPSSFLDKISNSCNYLTWEDKLQ, from the exons ATGGCACCCATTGGTACCATCCGCTCATGCTTCTCTACGAG GAATGGGACACCGAGGCAACCGTTACTTGTACCACTTGCTAGAGCCTGTTTGGTTTTTAATGCCACTCGTGTTCCGCCAGCATCTCTTGAGGGTCTAGCTGAATATTCTCACTGCTGGATTTTATATGTATTTCATTTAAATACAGATCTTGAGAAACTATGGAAGCATCCATCTCAATCAGGGTTTAAGGCAAAG GTGAGAGTTCCGAGACTTAAAGGAGGAAGAATGGGAGTGTTCGCCACGCGATCCCCACATCGTCCATGCCCCATTGGACTTACAGTTGCAAAG GTAGAGGCTGTACAGGAAAATATGATTTTGCTTTCTGGTGTCGATCTGGTTGATGAAACT CCAGTACTTGATATCAAGCCTTACCTGCCATATTGTGACAGCGTCCAAAAAGCTGTAGTGCCAAATTGGTTGATG GAGGATAGCTTACTCTCAGTATCTTCTGTAAGCTTTGCAGAGGACTTCGCTTCAGCACTCGAAAATTACTGGACAATGGCA GAAAAGAAGTCGCTTTATGCATCCCCAAGCGAGTTCCAACGCTTGATCAAGCAAGTTCTTTCATGGGATATTCGGTCATTGAGCCAAAGAAACAGGCCTCATGATGCTCTCTCAAAAAGTGATAACAATGATGAAATGTTGGTTAATACTTCTGATGTAGATGAACACCAAGATGACAGAGCTTTTTTACATGAAAAGGACCAGAATTCTGTAGATTCTAAGGACATAATATATCACCTAATTTTGGAAGGACTTGATGTCTCTTATAGAATTGATCACCATGGTAATGTGAATGTGGAAAAGGTGTCACCATCATCTTTCTTAGACAAAATCTCTAACTCTTGCAATTACTTGACTTGGGAAGACAAGCTGCAGTGA